One segment of Rubripirellula amarantea DNA contains the following:
- a CDS encoding alpha/beta hydrolase, with protein MTLHPQAQDFLNKVALSGRPGWEEMTPKQAREIFETFTDYVGESPEIKHVAEIVLAGMRCRLYSDASKPSPLMMYFHGGGWVLGSLQTHDVLCRSLAKESGCVVISVDYGRSPENAFPGPLDDCYNATVAAIEQANELKITPNRVVLAGDSAGGHLATMVAMRSRDRSGPMIALQVLLYPVVEPNFETGSYRQFASGFGLTRATMKWFWQHFLGNHSPSSDSVPTLAGSLARLPPTVLISAEYDVLHDEGLAFATKLSDAGVEVSIKRYPGMLHGFMHFAGLFDDGRKAVRDVGKMIRQKLT; from the coding sequence ATGACACTGCATCCTCAAGCTCAAGACTTCCTCAACAAAGTTGCTCTAAGCGGGCGTCCCGGTTGGGAAGAAATGACACCGAAGCAAGCCCGCGAGATCTTCGAAACCTTTACCGATTACGTCGGTGAAAGTCCAGAGATTAAGCACGTAGCGGAGATCGTCTTGGCCGGAATGCGGTGCCGTTTATACAGCGACGCATCAAAGCCGTCGCCGCTGATGATGTACTTTCACGGTGGCGGTTGGGTGCTGGGTAGCTTGCAGACACACGACGTTCTTTGCCGAAGTCTTGCCAAAGAATCTGGCTGTGTTGTGATTTCGGTTGACTATGGGCGTTCACCAGAAAACGCCTTTCCCGGCCCGTTAGATGACTGCTACAACGCGACTGTTGCTGCGATCGAGCAGGCAAACGAACTCAAGATCACTCCTAATCGCGTCGTGCTTGCCGGCGATAGCGCCGGCGGCCATTTGGCGACTATGGTGGCAATGCGAAGTCGCGATCGCTCCGGACCTATGATTGCGCTACAAGTGTTGCTCTATCCGGTCGTCGAACCAAACTTCGAAACGGGATCGTATCGACAGTTTGCCTCGGGGTTCGGCCTGACCCGAGCAACCATGAAATGGTTCTGGCAGCACTTCTTGGGCAATCATTCACCCAGTAGCGACTCCGTTCCGACCTTGGCTGGATCACTTGCTCGGTTGCCCCCAACAGTTCTGATTTCAGCTGAATACGACGTGTTGCACGACGAAGGCTTGGCTTTCGCGACCAAGTTGAGCGATGCGGGAGTCGAAGTATCAATCAAACGCTATCCTGGCATGCTGCACGGGTTTATGCACTTCGCTGGACTCTTCGACGATGGACGAAAGGCTGTTAGGGACGTCGGCAAAATGATCCGACAGAAACTCACTTAA